Proteins encoded in a region of the Salinicoccus sp. RF5 genome:
- a CDS encoding D-serine ammonia-lyase, protein MIMKNRLIDQHPIIGQMAAGESVFWKNEYYTAFQTDAPDAFLKHEDIMEADRRLSRFAPFMESAFPETKAQGGIIESPLVQAEGMKDFLGERYGTSIDGPLYIKADDSLTVSGSVKARGGIYEVLKHAEDLALEHGIIDQTQDYAQFDSEKFRKFFSEYTIVCGSTGNLGLSIGIIGAALGFKVVIHMSSDAKQWKKDMLRHNGVKVVEHEDDYSRAVEEGREEALRDDKGYFVDDEDSEPLFLGYAVAALRIEKQLEAQGITVDEKHPLYVYLPCGVGSAPGGVSFGLKHVFGDAVHPVFAEPVQSPCMMLGMITGKHDEVSVRDIGLDNRTIADGLAVGRPSKFAGKLLTGSIHSFYTVQDDEMYTLLAELYDREGMKIEPSAAAGLLGPAILHQNMERPGIRNATHIVWSTGGSMVPEEEWRKDYLRGSHG, encoded by the coding sequence ATGATCATGAAGAACCGGTTGATTGATCAGCATCCGATCATCGGTCAGATGGCTGCCGGCGAGTCGGTGTTCTGGAAGAATGAATACTATACGGCATTCCAAACGGATGCTCCAGACGCCTTTCTGAAGCACGAAGACATCATGGAGGCAGACAGGCGATTGAGCCGTTTTGCGCCTTTCATGGAATCTGCCTTTCCGGAGACGAAAGCGCAGGGCGGCATCATCGAGTCGCCATTGGTACAGGCAGAAGGGATGAAGGATTTTCTTGGCGAAAGGTATGGGACATCCATAGATGGACCGCTCTACATCAAGGCGGATGACAGTCTCACGGTGTCGGGCTCCGTAAAGGCGCGCGGCGGCATCTATGAAGTGCTGAAGCATGCCGAAGACCTTGCCCTGGAGCACGGGATCATCGACCAGACTCAAGACTATGCACAATTTGATTCGGAGAAGTTCAGGAAGTTCTTTTCGGAATACACCATCGTCTGCGGATCGACCGGGAATCTCGGCCTCTCCATCGGCATCATCGGTGCGGCCCTTGGATTCAAGGTCGTCATCCACATGTCGAGTGATGCGAAGCAGTGGAAGAAGGACATGCTGCGCCACAATGGCGTAAAAGTGGTCGAGCATGAGGACGACTACAGCAGAGCGGTGGAAGAGGGCCGGGAAGAAGCCTTGCGTGATGACAAAGGCTATTTTGTCGACGATGAAGATTCGGAACCGCTCTTCCTCGGTTATGCTGTGGCTGCACTGCGTATTGAAAAGCAGCTTGAGGCACAGGGCATCACTGTGGATGAAAAACATCCACTCTATGTCTATCTCCCATGCGGGGTCGGAAGCGCCCCAGGAGGCGTTAGCTTCGGCCTGAAGCACGTATTCGGTGATGCGGTCCATCCGGTGTTCGCCGAACCTGTACAATCACCATGCATGATGCTCGGCATGATCACGGGGAAGCATGATGAAGTATCTGTGCGGGATATCGGTCTCGATAACCGGACCATCGCTGATGGGCTCGCAGTCGGGAGGCCCTCAAAGTTTGCAGGGAAGCTCCTCACAGGGAGTATCCATTCGTTCTACACTGTCCAGGATGATGAAATGTATACGCTCCTGGCTGAACTGTACGACCGCGAGGGTATGAAGATCGAGCCGTCTGCAGCAGCTGGCCTGCTGGGCCCTGCCATTCTTCACCAGAATATGGAGCGCCCTGGAATCCGGAACGCCACACATATCGTCTGGAGCACGGGCGGCAGCATGGTGCCTGAGGAGGAATGGCGAAAGGATTACCTGAGGGGTAGCCACGGCTGA
- a CDS encoding YceI family protein, whose protein sequence is MTTFVTDPAHSEVGFQVKHMMVSKVKGHFEDFHFEVKTNSLETFEDAEVHAEIDVNSISTKNEDRDAHLKSEDFFNVEKNPKITFKSSNVNKSGDTVSVTGETTMNGITKEMTIDLQYNGKGTNPWGQEVHGFETEFTINREAFGLTWNQQLETGGVLVSKDVKAQLELQFSEKSE, encoded by the coding sequence ATGACAACGTTCGTAACAGATCCAGCCCACTCTGAAGTGGGATTCCAGGTAAAGCACATGATGGTATCAAAGGTGAAGGGGCACTTCGAAGATTTTCATTTTGAAGTAAAAACGAATAGTCTCGAAACTTTCGAGGACGCTGAAGTCCATGCAGAAATAGATGTAAACAGCATAAGCACCAAAAATGAAGACCGGGACGCACATTTGAAATCAGAGGATTTCTTCAATGTGGAAAAGAATCCGAAAATCACGTTCAAATCGAGTAATGTCAATAAGTCCGGGGATACTGTATCGGTGACAGGTGAGACGACGATGAACGGCATCACGAAGGAAATGACAATCGACCTCCAGTACAATGGCAAGGGGACAAACCCCTGGGGACAGGAAGTCCACGGCTTCGAAACCGAGTTCACGATCAACCGTGAAGCATTCGGACTGACATGGAACCAGCAGCTGGAAACAGGCGGTGTACTGGTGAGCAAGGATGTAAAGGCACAGCTGGAGCTCCAGTTCTCCGAAAAAAGTGAATAG
- a CDS encoding SAS053 family DNA gyrase inhibitor has protein sequence MKKDKDIDYRNDIEPDENEMTEDMEDVKALGKEMEQLSQNADYPIDSSDDESHGMEPEDGENNE, from the coding sequence ATGAAAAAGGACAAGGATATCGACTACAGGAACGACATTGAACCGGACGAAAATGAGATGACTGAAGATATGGAAGATGTGAAGGCGCTGGGGAAGGAAATGGAACAGCTTTCCCAGAACGCCGACTATCCGATTGATTCTTCCGATGATGAATCGCATGGTATGGAACCGGAAGACGGGGAAAATAATGAATAA
- a CDS encoding DUF2892 domain-containing protein → MEREWNTERVLEANASTLVIIGSILGASVSRKWNLLPGIVGSFLLQHAIQGWCPSLSVIRRLGIRTPGEINQEKNALEDLLE, encoded by the coding sequence TTGGAGAGGGAGTGGAACACTGAACGGGTCCTGGAGGCGAACGCCAGCACCCTGGTCATCATCGGCAGCATATTGGGTGCCTCCGTCAGCAGAAAGTGGAATCTGCTTCCCGGAATCGTCGGTTCGTTCCTGCTCCAGCATGCAATCCAGGGGTGGTGCCCGTCCCTATCAGTAATACGCCGTCTCGGCATCAGGACGCCGGGGGAAATAAACCAGGAGAAAAATGCGCTTGAAGACCTCCTCGAATGA
- a CDS encoding HD domain-containing protein — protein sequence MDHHSIIEDAKARVYEFHDSDSTGHDYWHVMRVYNNARMLQAEEGGDRFIIEVAALFHDMIDYKLTDDEYAQIEVIKTFLEARGVGADVIERIIHAMQAVSYKGGNNTVEVATVEDAIVQDADRLDALGAVGIARTFIYGGNKRHALYDPDRTAREELTFELYSKEDNTMINHFYEKLLRLKDLMHTDAAKNVAEARHQFMEVYLEQFYEEWEGRR from the coding sequence ATGGATCACCACAGCATCATCGAAGACGCAAAGGCACGGGTATATGAATTCCACGATTCGGACAGTACGGGACATGACTATTGGCACGTCATGCGTGTATATAATAACGCACGCATGCTCCAGGCAGAAGAGGGGGGAGACCGATTCATCATAGAGGTCGCAGCCCTTTTCCATGACATGATCGACTATAAGCTGACTGATGATGAATATGCACAGATTGAAGTGATAAAGACATTCCTCGAAGCGCGCGGAGTCGGGGCAGATGTGATCGAACGCATCATCCACGCCATGCAGGCGGTTTCCTACAAGGGCGGGAACAATACCGTCGAAGTCGCTACCGTGGAGGATGCGATCGTGCAGGACGCCGACCGTCTTGATGCACTCGGTGCAGTCGGTATTGCACGCACTTTCATATATGGGGGGAATAAGCGGCACGCGCTCTATGACCCGGACCGGACTGCACGCGAGGAACTGACTTTCGAACTATACAGCAAGGAAGACAATACCATGATCAACCATTTCTATGAAAAGCTGCTCAGGCTGAAGGATCTGATGCATACGGATGCTGCCAAAAATGTGGCGGAAGCGCGCCATCAGTTCATGGAAGTGTATCTGGAGCAGTTTTATGAAGAATGGGAAGGCAGGCGGTGA
- the trmL gene encoding tRNA (uridine(34)/cytosine(34)/5-carboxymethylaminomethyluridine(34)-2'-O)-methyltransferase TrmL has product MPNHIVLYQPEIPSNTGNIGRTCAATDTTLHLIRPLGFSTDDKMLKRAGLDYWPHIDVIYHDSVEDFFEATEGTYYLLTKFAEQSYADMDFSSRDTEHYFIFGRETSGLPEWMREKYSDTSLRIPMNDKVRSLNLSNTAAILIYEALKQQDFPQLN; this is encoded by the coding sequence ATGCCAAACCATATTGTTCTATATCAACCGGAAATACCATCGAATACAGGGAATATCGGCCGCACATGTGCGGCCACGGATACGACACTCCATCTGATCCGGCCGCTCGGCTTCTCCACCGATGACAAGATGTTGAAACGTGCAGGCCTCGACTACTGGCCGCATATCGATGTCATCTACCATGATTCAGTGGAAGATTTCTTCGAAGCCACGGAGGGCACATACTACCTGCTCACCAAGTTTGCAGAGCAGTCCTATGCAGACATGGACTTCAGCAGCCGGGACACCGAGCATTACTTCATCTTCGGCAGGGAGACTTCAGGCCTTCCGGAGTGGATGAGGGAGAAGTACAGTGATACGTCCCTCAGGATACCGATGAATGACAAGGTCAGGTCCCTCAATCTTTCCAACACAGCAGCCATATTGATATACGAGGCGCTGAAACAGCAGGACTTTCCACAACTAAATTAG
- the queG gene encoding tRNA epoxyqueuosine(34) reductase QueG, whose protein sequence is MERSEFKKKVVDYAHSIGIDQIGFTHAEPFAEFREKLIDYHRRGYASGFEKGSVDERTDPRLSLGSARSIISIAVGYPNRLPDAPKSRKGERRGTFARASWGVDYHTLLNRRLASLEEYIKTLDPSIECRSMVDTGVLSDREVARRSGLGYIGKNGFVINPELGTYSYLGEMITDYPFPPDEELIDSCGDCNLCVDRCPTGALVGNGQLDSQKCISFLTQTKGFLPDEYRGKIGNRLYGCDTCQQVCPRNKGINTDHHADIVLEPEILKPELTGLLEISNKEFKETYGHLAGVWRGKKPIQRNAIIALAHFKEESAVDTLKRVAENDPRPVIKGTAYWAIGRILGDRALDYINERYKMETDESVKDEMLKGIQEVA, encoded by the coding sequence ATGGAACGATCCGAATTCAAGAAGAAAGTGGTCGATTATGCGCATTCGATAGGGATAGATCAGATCGGCTTCACCCACGCGGAACCTTTCGCGGAATTCAGGGAGAAGCTCATCGATTATCACAGGAGGGGATATGCTTCCGGATTCGAGAAGGGGTCGGTGGATGAACGGACGGATCCCCGCCTCTCGCTTGGCTCGGCAAGGAGCATCATCTCCATTGCGGTCGGTTATCCGAACCGGCTGCCGGACGCTCCCAAGAGCAGAAAGGGTGAACGGCGCGGCACGTTCGCTCGGGCTTCATGGGGTGTCGACTACCACACGCTACTGAACAGAAGGCTTGCCAGCCTGGAAGAATATATAAAGACGCTGGACCCTTCCATCGAGTGCCGGTCCATGGTGGATACAGGTGTGCTCAGTGACCGGGAAGTGGCGCGGCGCAGCGGTCTCGGCTACATCGGCAAAAACGGCTTTGTGATCAACCCGGAGCTCGGGACATACTCCTATCTCGGTGAAATGATCACGGACTACCCATTCCCGCCCGACGAAGAGCTGATCGATTCCTGCGGCGACTGCAATCTATGCGTCGACCGGTGCCCGACGGGAGCACTTGTCGGGAACGGTCAGCTGGATTCGCAGAAGTGCATTTCCTTCCTCACCCAGACGAAGGGGTTCCTGCCGGATGAATACCGAGGCAAGATCGGCAACCGCCTGTACGGCTGCGACACCTGCCAGCAGGTCTGTCCGAGGAACAAGGGCATCAATACGGACCATCATGCAGACATCGTGCTCGAACCCGAAATATTGAAGCCCGAGCTGACTGGACTGCTTGAGATATCCAATAAGGAGTTCAAGGAAACCTATGGTCATCTGGCCGGGGTCTGGAGAGGGAAGAAACCCATCCAACGCAATGCCATCATCGCGCTTGCCCACTTCAAGGAGGAGTCGGCCGTCGACACGCTGAAGCGTGTGGCGGAGAACGATCCCCGTCCGGTCATAAAAGGGACGGCCTACTGGGCCATTGGCCGGATTCTCGGGGACCGCGCACTTGATTATATAAATGAAAGATATAAAATGGAAACGGACGAATCAGTCAAGGATGAAATGCTGAAGGGCATCCAGGAAGTCGCCTAG
- a CDS encoding 6-phosphogluconolactonase: protein MAMNFKIFKDKELVSIYLADIIRKQVHNNPTSVMGLEMNEELDWAYQKFVGESKQHPADFSQIYLVTINKDGDTEIFEKLDIPDNQLKRDGTVDSMKKVLDDKDQLNLAVLSIGANKNLGYNDSDGNDQLFDSRELILVATGNDKADAIRDLYDAVENDKDDFGKVKKHRMVTVVMDTEAASRLDQDIVDYYTSEFA, encoded by the coding sequence ATGGCAATGAACTTTAAGATCTTCAAGGACAAGGAACTGGTCAGCATCTATCTTGCTGATATCATCAGAAAGCAGGTCCATAATAATCCAACCAGCGTGATGGGTCTTGAAATGAATGAAGAACTGGATTGGGCCTACCAGAAATTTGTCGGCGAATCCAAACAGCATCCGGCTGATTTCTCACAGATATACCTCGTGACCATCAACAAGGATGGGGACACGGAAATATTCGAAAAACTGGATATCCCGGATAATCAGCTGAAGCGTGACGGTACTGTGGATTCGATGAAGAAGGTGCTGGACGACAAGGATCAGCTGAATCTTGCAGTCCTCTCGATCGGTGCGAACAAGAATCTCGGCTACAACGATTCAGACGGCAACGACCAGCTGTTCGACTCAAGGGAACTCATCCTTGTGGCTACAGGCAACGACAAGGCGGATGCCATCAGGGATCTTTATGATGCGGTCGAGAATGACAAGGATGACTTCGGGAAAGTGAAGAAGCACCGCATGGTGACGGTGGTCATGGATACTGAAGCGGCGTCCCGGCTCGACCAGGACATCGTCGACTACTACACTTCCGAATTCGCCTAG
- a CDS encoding sporulation protein Cse60 — translation MKVKTLSAMTEKGLEKKVNGFLDENQELEILDIKFSYGSSYAVLVIYRD, via the coding sequence ATGAAAGTCAAGACACTGAGTGCGATGACGGAAAAAGGTCTCGAAAAGAAAGTGAATGGATTCCTCGATGAAAATCAAGAACTGGAGATCCTCGACATCAAATTCTCCTATGGCAGTTCATACGCTGTCCTGGTAATCTACAGGGACTAA
- a CDS encoding DUF6176 family protein — protein MKNGKAGGDLPIKAMTGGRHVRVELTKFKVKANKSHKVDEWMKYIEENMEDALLTLEGEKMYVETIFREQEGNHEYLYWYSVQESDMEDDEDLKINQQLVDFFDECIDKTFQPLDLDASVVMMPKRIRNAMFNSGQEDDHEEPVD, from the coding sequence ATGAAGAATGGGAAGGCAGGCGGTGACCTGCCGATCAAAGCAATGACAGGGGGAAGACATGTGAGAGTAGAACTGACCAAATTCAAGGTGAAGGCAAATAAAAGCCATAAAGTAGATGAATGGATGAAGTATATAGAGGAGAACATGGAGGATGCGCTACTTACACTCGAGGGCGAGAAGATGTACGTAGAGACGATATTCAGGGAACAGGAAGGCAACCATGAATACCTCTACTGGTACAGTGTGCAGGAGAGTGATATGGAGGATGATGAGGATCTCAAGATCAACCAGCAGCTGGTCGATTTCTTTGACGAGTGCATCGATAAGACTTTCCAGCCGCTCGACCTTGATGCATCCGTCGTGATGATGCCGAAGCGCATCAGAAATGCCATGTTCAACAGTGGACAGGAGGATGATCATGAAGAACCGGTTGATTGA
- the nfsA gene encoding oxygen-insensitive NADPH nitroreductase, translating to MNQVIELLKNHRSIRKFKDERLDEDTIRELVTAAQAASTSSYVQAYSILGVTDPDKKAALREISTQPYVEHNGHLFVFLMDYNRHVELSKEKGTPIDHDKTEQLIVGTVDATLAAQNLAVAAESMGLGMCYIGSLRNDMARVIEILELPKGVVPLFGMVVGIPDQEGSQKERLPFEAVYHENTYTPVAEVKDAIDSYDARISAYYKERSGGKRDDSWSDQVIGMLSKKQRLDVDQVVKGQGFLGQ from the coding sequence ATGAACCAAGTGATCGAGCTATTGAAGAACCACCGTTCCATCCGCAAGTTCAAGGATGAGCGTCTGGATGAAGATACAATCCGGGAACTCGTCACCGCTGCCCAGGCGGCGAGTACATCAAGCTATGTACAGGCCTACAGCATCCTCGGCGTCACGGATCCCGACAAGAAAGCGGCGCTCAGGGAGATCAGCACCCAGCCGTATGTGGAGCACAACGGGCACCTGTTCGTCTTCCTGATGGACTACAATCGTCATGTCGAACTTTCCAAGGAGAAGGGGACGCCGATCGATCATGACAAGACCGAGCAGCTCATCGTGGGCACTGTCGATGCGACACTCGCTGCCCAGAACCTCGCGGTGGCAGCTGAAAGCATGGGACTCGGCATGTGCTACATCGGCTCACTGAGGAATGACATGGCACGCGTCATAGAGATTCTGGAACTGCCGAAAGGAGTCGTTCCCCTGTTCGGTATGGTGGTCGGCATACCCGATCAGGAAGGCAGCCAGAAGGAAAGGCTGCCATTCGAAGCGGTCTACCACGAGAATACCTATACACCGGTCGCAGAGGTGAAGGATGCGATCGACAGTTATGACGCACGCATCAGTGCGTACTATAAGGAGCGCTCAGGCGGCAAGCGGGATGATTCCTGGAGCGACCAGGTCATCGGCATGCTCAGCAAGAAGCAGCGCCTTGATGTGGATCAGGTGGTGAAGGGTCAAGGCTTCCTCGGCCAGTAA
- a CDS encoding S9 family peptidase: MNLKYSREEKVLYFISSESGMHQLWKFNPSTGRKMQLTRLEQNVKNYWLEDGQITIAVDYHGNERNQFHMMDGEGIGTLIEDPDYFHHYGEYDDDQNIYTMVRNHHESSNFDLCLVHAKGSVRVLRTFGGPVHFISELPADRLLLSKDVNNIDEALMIYDMDKDEMEDVPLPEARFSAFKFHEDRCLCLSDMHDGYMNVHEINVEEDSHRRLTAFEWDVEHFKVSVDKTEAILSCNENGQSVLYRMDLETSSTEKLGVIGDGVVHSLAYGEGRELFLIHSSVDQPHRICRHSLETGEMETVLGNTDQVSEVSWRLSSYHSFDDLEVPYFIYETDQEGKKTVIHIHGGPESQARPEFNALYYQLNRAGYQVVVPNIRGSKGYGRSYLEADDKEKRLDAMKDVIELRRHLVEDGRAEDSRISVMGRSYGGLMTLLLVTHHPEFWASAVDIVGISHLRTFLEHTPPWRRALRAAEYGSIEESGAFLDDISPLSRSKDISVPLMVFHSHHDARVPYSESVQMVEAMKENGQYVGFTAYENEGHTYMHQENIDDMNSKILEFFNRTLQHP; this comes from the coding sequence ATGAATCTGAAATACAGTAGGGAAGAGAAGGTATTATATTTCATAAGCAGTGAAAGCGGCATGCACCAGCTGTGGAAGTTCAATCCGTCAACAGGCAGGAAAATGCAGCTCACCAGGCTCGAACAGAACGTCAAGAACTATTGGCTTGAAGACGGACAGATTACAATCGCAGTGGACTACCATGGAAACGAGCGGAACCAGTTCCACATGATGGACGGGGAGGGGATCGGGACGCTGATTGAAGATCCCGACTACTTCCACCATTATGGGGAATATGATGATGATCAGAACATATATACCATGGTCCGCAACCACCATGAATCCTCCAATTTTGACCTTTGCCTTGTCCATGCCAAAGGATCTGTCAGAGTGCTTCGAACTTTTGGGGGACCAGTCCATTTCATTTCCGAACTCCCTGCGGACAGACTGCTGCTGTCGAAAGATGTGAATAACATTGATGAAGCGCTGATGATCTATGATATGGATAAGGATGAAATGGAGGATGTGCCGTTACCCGAAGCCCGATTCTCCGCCTTCAAGTTCCATGAAGACAGGTGCCTGTGCCTCAGCGACATGCATGATGGATATATGAACGTCCATGAAATCAACGTGGAAGAGGACAGTCATCGGCGGCTCACTGCATTCGAATGGGACGTTGAACATTTCAAAGTATCCGTAGACAAGACGGAAGCGATTCTTTCGTGCAATGAGAATGGACAATCCGTACTCTATCGGATGGATCTTGAAACATCGTCGACCGAGAAACTGGGGGTCATAGGCGATGGCGTCGTGCATTCTTTGGCCTACGGAGAAGGGCGGGAGCTGTTCCTGATCCATTCCTCGGTCGACCAGCCGCATCGAATATGCCGGCATTCACTTGAAACCGGTGAGATGGAAACTGTGCTCGGAAACACTGATCAGGTGTCGGAAGTTTCGTGGCGCTTATCATCCTATCATTCATTCGACGATCTGGAAGTGCCATATTTCATATATGAGACGGACCAGGAAGGGAAGAAGACTGTCATCCATATACATGGAGGTCCGGAATCGCAGGCCAGGCCGGAATTCAATGCGCTCTATTACCAGCTGAACAGGGCAGGTTACCAGGTCGTTGTGCCGAATATCAGGGGCAGCAAAGGCTATGGACGCAGCTATCTTGAAGCTGATGACAAGGAGAAGCGCCTGGATGCGATGAAGGATGTTATCGAACTGAGGCGTCATCTGGTGGAGGATGGAAGGGCTGAAGACTCCCGCATCTCGGTGATGGGCAGGAGCTATGGCGGGCTGATGACGCTTCTTCTGGTTACCCATCATCCCGAATTTTGGGCCTCTGCAGTAGATATCGTCGGCATCTCGCACCTCAGGACCTTCCTCGAACATACACCGCCGTGGAGAAGGGCGCTGCGTGCTGCAGAATACGGCTCGATAGAAGAATCAGGTGCGTTTCTGGACGACATCTCGCCCCTCTCGAGAAGTAAGGATATATCGGTGCCGCTGATGGTCTTCCACAGCCACCATGACGCCCGTGTCCCATACAGCGAATCGGTCCAGATGGTGGAGGCGATGAAGGAGAACGGACAGTATGTCGGGTTCACGGCATATGAAAATGAAGGGCATACCTACATGCATCAGGAGAACATCGATGACATGAACAGTAAGATACTCGAATTCTTCAACCGGACATTACAGCATCCATAA
- a CDS encoding 5-methyltetrahydropteroyltriglutamate--homocysteine S-methyltransferase has translation MTKTAVEAPFRADHVGSLLRPDSIHRARKDHQEDRISYEQLREIETEEIRKVVDKQIEVGLKAVTDGEFRRRFWHTDFLEHLDGVEGYVPDTGFQFDGIETERYDVRVTGKIAFNKEHPHIKDFIEFKEIVGDRAVPKQTIPSPNQMFNAGIRNQDIYPDVETYAKDVIKAYQDTVQAFYDAGCRYLQFDDVYIAGLNAPEIPFNDSGYDRESLIHLALRVLNGVLEQKPEDMVITTHLCRGNYRSKWAFEGSYAKIAPVLFAKEKVDGFFLEYDDDRSGDFEPLSYIPKEGPRVVLGLFTSKHGELEDEDVIRERVAEASKYVSKDQLCLSPQCGFASTHHGNELTEEAQWKKLEYIVSLAEKLL, from the coding sequence ATGACGAAAACGGCAGTCGAAGCACCATTCAGGGCGGATCACGTGGGGAGCCTGCTGCGGCCCGACAGCATACATAGGGCGCGCAAGGACCATCAGGAGGATAGAATCTCCTATGAACAGCTGAGGGAGATCGAGACCGAAGAGATCAGGAAAGTGGTCGACAAGCAGATTGAAGTGGGCCTCAAGGCGGTCACCGACGGCGAATTCAGAAGGCGCTTCTGGCATACCGATTTCCTTGAACACCTGGATGGCGTGGAAGGCTACGTCCCAGATACCGGGTTCCAGTTCGACGGCATCGAGACCGAGCGGTATGATGTACGCGTTACAGGGAAAATCGCATTCAATAAAGAGCACCCGCATATAAAGGACTTCATCGAATTCAAGGAGATCGTCGGCGACCGGGCGGTGCCTAAACAGACGATTCCAAGCCCGAACCAGATGTTCAATGCCGGCATCCGGAACCAGGATATATATCCCGATGTCGAAACATATGCCAAGGATGTCATCAAGGCCTATCAGGATACGGTACAGGCGTTCTATGATGCAGGGTGCCGCTACCTCCAGTTCGATGATGTATACATTGCGGGGCTCAATGCGCCGGAGATTCCATTCAATGACAGCGGCTATGACAGGGAATCCCTGATTCATCTGGCACTGAGGGTGCTCAACGGCGTACTCGAACAGAAACCTGAGGACATGGTCATCACCACACATCTCTGCCGCGGGAACTACAGGTCGAAATGGGCATTCGAGGGCAGCTACGCCAAAATCGCCCCCGTGCTCTTTGCCAAGGAGAAGGTTGACGGATTCTTCCTCGAATATGACGATGACCGTTCCGGAGACTTCGAACCGCTCTCCTACATTCCTAAAGAAGGTCCGCGGGTTGTCCTTGGACTGTTCACCTCAAAGCATGGTGAGCTCGAGGATGAAGATGTGATCAGGGAACGGGTTGCGGAAGCATCGAAATATGTTTCCAAAGATCAGCTCTGTCTGAGTCCCCAATGCGGCTTCGCCTCTACACACCACGGCAATGAACTTACTGAAGAAGCCCAGTGGAAGAAACTTGAATATATCGTATCGCTTGCAGAGAAACTTCTGTAA